A single region of the Nocardioides ochotonae genome encodes:
- a CDS encoding DNA-processing protein DprA — protein MPDPSRRIAVVGTRAATAWGARTAERIATAAAHAGVSVVSGLALGIDIAAHRAVLRAGGHTTAVLGSGLDRVSPEGHRADAERIVEAGGCLLSEQLPGTPAGTRSLVARDRLQSGLCAATVLVQCGPTSGAMATARFTVEQGRILAIPAVPDGPERRDPENAGSLALLAGHPAPRLLSSSHDLAELLDAVS, from the coding sequence CTGCCGGACCCGTCGCGGCGGATCGCCGTGGTCGGCACCCGCGCGGCCACCGCGTGGGGCGCACGGACGGCCGAGCGCATCGCGACCGCGGCGGCGCACGCGGGCGTGAGCGTCGTGTCCGGCCTCGCGCTCGGCATCGACATCGCCGCCCACCGTGCCGTGCTGCGCGCCGGCGGGCACACGACCGCCGTGCTGGGATCGGGCCTCGACCGGGTCTCCCCCGAGGGGCACCGGGCCGACGCCGAGCGGATCGTCGAGGCCGGAGGCTGCCTGCTCAGCGAGCAGCTCCCGGGCACGCCGGCCGGCACCCGCTCGCTGGTCGCGCGCGACCGCCTCCAGTCCGGGCTCTGCGCCGCGACGGTGCTCGTCCAGTGCGGGCCGACCTCGGGGGCGATGGCGACGGCCCGCTTCACCGTCGAGCAGGGCCGGATCCTCGCGATCCCCGCCGTACCGGACGGCCCGGAGCGCCGCGACCCCGAGAACGCCGGCAGCCTCGCGCTGCTCGCCGGTCACCCGGCCCCGCGCCTGCTGTCCTCGTCCCACGACCTCGCCGAACTGCTGGACGCCGTCTCCTAG